One window from the genome of Pseudomonas fluorescens encodes:
- a CDS encoding TadE/TadG family type IV pilus assembly protein, producing the protein MMNANIRRQGGAVSVLMVIALVAISMMAALALDGGHMLLNKTRLQNAVDAAALGGAKTLSQVSGGINMASTTRAAALDTLNRNANATGNTELATAVAGNPGAFAVVELSSSVYGPFSYPGPSDAKYVRVSVSSYQLNGFFWSFVQTMGSAGLGNKRVAAIATAGPSPTSPCDLAPLMVCGDPTQYNPGAGNFWGYQFGDLEVLKTAAGNTSPIGPGNFQLLDFGSGGSAVREDLAGGGSVCRSVGSNVQTAPGNKAGPTSQGLNTRFGIYNGPVSSSDYPPDLVTASGTPAITYNDALSQAQYKGQSVTSSNGDLSAGGEAIQDYNDWRAKVAACVAGGASGCQSNGVFERRMLKIVIGDCAGKLSGSTSIPVLGFGCYFVVQPVDGGGSESIIFGQFVQECEGDNVPGPTPSTDAGPQIIQLYKTYLNGSGTPSTDS; encoded by the coding sequence ATGATGAATGCCAATATCCGGCGCCAGGGAGGGGCGGTGAGTGTACTGATGGTGATCGCGCTGGTGGCGATTTCCATGATGGCGGCCTTGGCCCTGGATGGCGGGCACATGCTGCTGAACAAGACGCGCCTGCAAAATGCGGTGGATGCCGCGGCCTTGGGCGGCGCCAAGACCCTGAGCCAGGTGAGTGGCGGCATCAACATGGCCAGCACCACCCGCGCGGCGGCCCTGGACACGCTGAACAGAAATGCCAACGCCACCGGCAACACCGAACTGGCCACCGCGGTCGCCGGCAACCCGGGCGCGTTTGCCGTGGTGGAACTGTCCAGCAGCGTCTATGGCCCGTTTTCCTATCCCGGGCCTAGCGATGCCAAGTACGTGCGGGTGTCGGTGTCCAGTTATCAATTGAACGGTTTTTTCTGGAGTTTCGTGCAAACGATGGGCAGCGCCGGCTTAGGCAACAAGCGCGTGGCGGCGATTGCCACGGCAGGTCCCAGCCCCACCTCGCCTTGTGACCTGGCACCGTTGATGGTGTGTGGCGATCCCACTCAATACAACCCTGGCGCCGGCAACTTCTGGGGCTACCAATTTGGCGACCTGGAGGTCTTGAAAACGGCGGCGGGGAACACATCGCCCATTGGGCCGGGCAATTTCCAATTGCTGGATTTCGGCTCAGGCGGCAGTGCAGTCCGGGAGGACCTGGCCGGCGGTGGCTCGGTTTGCCGCAGTGTCGGGAGCAACGTCCAGACGGCGCCGGGGAATAAAGCCGGTCCTACTTCCCAAGGCTTGAACACGCGCTTCGGTATCTACAATGGTCCGGTCAGTTCTTCGGACTACCCACCGGACCTGGTCACGGCGTCAGGCACTCCGGCGATCACCTACAACGATGCGCTCTCCCAGGCGCAGTACAAAGGCCAGTCCGTCACCTCGAGCAACGGTGATCTGTCGGCGGGTGGCGAGGCGATACAGGACTACAACGACTGGCGGGCCAAGGTCGCCGCCTGTGTGGCGGGAGGCGCCAGCGGTTGCCAAAGCAACGGGGTTTTCGAACGTCGGATGTTGAAGATCGTGATTGGCGATTGCGCCGGGAAACTGAGCGGCTCGACGTCGATTCCAGTCTTGGGGTTCGGCTGCTACTTCGTCGTGCAGCCAGTGGACGGCGGTGGTTCGGAGTCCATCATCTTTGGCCAGTTCGTCCAGGAGTGCGAAGGCGACAACGTACCCGGTCCTACACCCTCCACCGATGCCGGCCCGCAGATCATCCAGCTCTACAAAACCTATCTCAACGGCAGCGGCACTCCGAGCACCGACTCGTAG
- a CDS encoding TadE/TadG family type IV pilus assembly protein, whose product MGLSQFKPAQAQQGVALVEFTLVLPLLLLLLLAFGEFGRMLYQYNVLLQASRDADRFVASQAWNSTLGTVALGSTLLTQTKNVAVYGVPSATGTAVVSGLTTANVQVAAEGIDHVRVTITYTFCPVIGAGNCAGSIPGFFGNAIPLGIQLVATTVMRAL is encoded by the coding sequence ATGGGACTTTCTCAGTTCAAACCCGCGCAAGCCCAGCAAGGCGTGGCGCTGGTGGAGTTCACCCTGGTGCTGCCGTTGTTGCTGTTGTTGCTGCTGGCCTTCGGCGAGTTCGGCCGCATGCTCTACCAGTACAACGTGCTGTTGCAGGCCAGCCGCGATGCCGACCGTTTCGTCGCCAGCCAGGCCTGGAACTCCACCCTTGGCACTGTCGCCTTGGGCAGCACGCTCCTGACCCAGACGAAAAACGTCGCGGTGTATGGCGTGCCCAGCGCGACGGGAACCGCTGTGGTGTCAGGCTTGACCACGGCGAATGTGCAGGTCGCCGCCGAGGGCATCGATCATGTGCGCGTCACCATTACCTACACCTTCTGCCCGGTGATTGGCGCGGGCAACTGCGCGGGTTCGATCCCAGGTTTCTTCGGCAATGCCATTCCACTGGGCATCCAGTTGGTGGCGACCACTGTCATGAGGGCGCTGTGA